The following DNA comes from candidate division WOR-3 bacterium.
ATATTTAAACATAAAAGCCATTTCAAATTTTACACTTCTCACAACAGAAAGGGTATCTTCAAAGTCCTTATCATCCTCACCTGGAAATCCTACTATTATATCAGTTGTTATTGTTGAATCCTTAAATTCTTCCCTTATCATATAACAAAGGTCAAGAAATTCTTCTTTTGTATAATCCCTTTTCATTCTTTTTAAAATTTTTGTTGAACCAGACTGAAGGGGTAAATGGAACCAGTGGGAAATATGTGTACTTTCCTTTATTGATTTAAAAACTTTATAGGAGAAATCCCTTGGATTTGGGGATAAGTATTTAATCCAGAAGTTACCCTTTAAATCTTTATCAAGATTATAAATAAGGTCAGCGAAATCAAAACCTGTCTCTTCATCAAAATAGGAATTTACATTTTGGCCTAAAAGAAATATTTCCTTTGAACCTTTATCAATTAATTCCTGAGATTCTTTCAAAATAGAGCTATAGCTTCTACTAATTTCCCTTCCCCTTGTATATGGAACAATGCAGAAGGAGCAGAAATTATCACATCCTATTGAAATATTCACATAGGAAGTAACAGGGTGGGTTGGTTCAGGTATATCTTTATATTCAGGAATTTCATCAAATCCAACTTCTATAATTTTTTTATTTTCTTCGATTAGGGTTTCAGCTATATCAGAAATCTTGTGAATTTTTCTTGTTCCTAAGATTGCATCAACTCCCAGTTCAAAAATTTTTTCCTTTTCACTTTCTGCCACACATCCTGCAAAAATTACCTTTTTACCTTTTCTTTTAAATTCTCTCGCATAAATTTTTGCTCTCTTTTCAGCCTTTCCCCTTACTGAGCAGGAATTAATCAAAATAATATCTGCATTTTCAGGGATATCTTCTTCGAATCCTTTCTTTAGTAGAATACTTCTCATCGTCTCAGAATCCCTGACATTCATCTGGCAACCGAAAGTAATTATTGAAAATTTTTTTTCCATTATTTTAATTTTAAACTTTGATTTTTAAAAATTCAAAAAAAATCTTATAATTTAAAATGAATTTTAAGGAAATAATAAGTGTTTCACAGAAAAATTTTCCTTCAAGTTTTATAAAATCAATTATAAATGATTTTTCAAGATTTCATAGAATACAGGTCTCAGAAGA
Coding sequences within:
- the miaB gene encoding tRNA (N6-isopentenyl adenosine(37)-C2)-methylthiotransferase MiaB, encoding MEKKFSIITFGCQMNVRDSETMRSILLKKGFEEDIPENADIILINSCSVRGKAEKRAKIYAREFKRKGKKVIFAGCVAESEKEKIFELGVDAILGTRKIHKISDIAETLIEENKKIIEVGFDEIPEYKDIPEPTHPVTSYVNISIGCDNFCSFCIVPYTRGREISRSYSSILKESQELIDKGSKEIFLLGQNVNSYFDEETGFDFADLIYNLDKDLKGNFWIKYLSPNPRDFSYKVFKSIKESTHISHWFHLPLQSGSTKILKRMKRDYTKEEFLDLCYMIREEFKDSTITTDIIVGFPGEDDKDFEDTLSVVRSVKFEMAFMFKYSERPNTPARRFKDKVPENIKEERLKTLIDEVNRIIGERRKEMLGRRFLVLTEGESEKFENFSKVKTRENIKGIIKGNFKPGEFLIARVIDIKGHTPLFEFERFCNYKGDI